In one window of Streptomyces sp. FXJ1.172 DNA:
- a CDS encoding LLM class flavin-dependent oxidoreductase, with the protein MQFGIFTVGDVTPDPTTGRTPTEGERIKAMVAIAQKAEEVGLDVFATGEHHNPPFVPSSPTTMLGYIAARTQNLILSTSTTLITTNDPVKIAEDFAMLQHLADGRVDLMMGRGNTGPVYPWFGQDIRQGINLAIENYALLRRLWREDVVDWEGKFRTPLQGFTSTPRPLDGVPPFVWHGSIRSPEIAEQAAYYGDGFFHNNIFWPADHTKRMVELYRARYAHYGHGTPEQAIVGLGGQVFMRRNSQDAVREFRPYFDNAPVYGHGPSLEDFTEQTPLTVGSPQQVIEKTLAFREYAGDYQRQLFLMDHAGLPLKTVLEQLDLLGEEVVPVLRKEFAKGRPAGVPEAPTHRSLLGAAQQSGEKSGEKEAVV; encoded by the coding sequence ATGCAGTTCGGGATCTTCACGGTCGGCGATGTCACGCCGGACCCCACCACGGGGCGTACGCCGACCGAGGGCGAGCGGATCAAGGCCATGGTCGCCATCGCCCAGAAGGCCGAGGAGGTCGGCCTGGACGTCTTCGCGACCGGCGAGCACCACAACCCGCCGTTCGTGCCGTCGTCCCCGACCACGATGCTCGGCTACATAGCGGCGCGGACGCAGAACCTGATCCTGTCCACGTCCACCACGCTGATCACCACCAACGACCCGGTGAAGATCGCGGAGGACTTCGCGATGCTCCAGCACCTGGCCGACGGGCGGGTGGACCTGATGATGGGCCGCGGAAACACCGGGCCGGTGTATCCGTGGTTCGGCCAGGACATCCGGCAGGGCATCAACCTCGCCATCGAGAACTACGCCCTGCTGCGCCGGCTGTGGCGCGAGGACGTCGTGGACTGGGAGGGCAAGTTCCGCACCCCGCTGCAGGGCTTCACCTCGACCCCGCGCCCGCTGGACGGCGTACCGCCGTTCGTCTGGCACGGCTCGATCCGCTCCCCGGAGATCGCCGAGCAGGCGGCGTACTACGGCGACGGCTTCTTCCACAACAACATCTTCTGGCCGGCCGACCACACCAAGCGGATGGTCGAGCTGTACCGGGCCCGGTATGCCCACTACGGCCACGGCACGCCGGAGCAGGCGATCGTGGGGCTGGGCGGCCAGGTGTTCATGCGGCGCAACTCGCAGGACGCGGTGCGTGAGTTCCGGCCGTACTTCGACAATGCGCCGGTCTACGGCCACGGGCCCTCGCTGGAGGACTTCACCGAGCAGACCCCGCTGACCGTGGGCTCGCCGCAGCAGGTGATCGAGAAGACGCTGGCGTTCCGCGAGTACGCGGGTGACTACCAGCGCCAGCTGTTCCTCATGGACCACGCGGGGCTGCCGCTGAAGACCGTGCTGGAGCAGCTCGACCTGCTGGGCGAGGAGGTCGTACCGGTGCTGCGCAAGGAGTTCGCGAAGGGGCGGCCGGCCGGTGTGCCCGAGGCGCCGACCCACCGGTCCCTGCTCGGCGCCGCGCAGCAGTCCGGGGAGAAGTCCGGAGAGAAGGAGGCCGTCGTATGA
- a CDS encoding YnfA family protein: MPILRSAALFVVAALFEIGGAWLVWQGVREHRGWLWVAGGVLSLGAYGFVATFQPDAHFGRILAAYGGIFVAGSLLWGAVADGYRPDRYDITGALVCLAGMAVIMWAPRNGA, translated from the coding sequence ATGCCGATCCTCCGCTCCGCCGCCCTGTTCGTCGTCGCCGCACTGTTCGAGATCGGCGGCGCCTGGCTGGTCTGGCAGGGCGTGCGCGAACACCGCGGCTGGCTGTGGGTGGCCGGCGGGGTCCTCTCCCTCGGCGCGTACGGGTTCGTCGCCACCTTCCAGCCCGACGCCCACTTCGGCCGCATCCTGGCGGCGTACGGCGGGATCTTCGTGGCGGGCTCGCTCCTGTGGGGCGCGGTCGCGGACGGCTACCGCCCCGACCGCTACGACATCACGGGCGCCCTGGTCTGCCTCGCCGGAATGGCCGTGATCATGTGGGCGCCGAGGAACGGCGCCTGA
- a CDS encoding SDR family NAD(P)-dependent oxidoreductase, with protein sequence MAPAPASRIAVVTGASSGIGAATARQLAQAGYRVVLTARRKDRIETLAEELTRAGHSATAYPLDVTDRAAVDEFASAFTSIAVLVNNAGGALGADPVATGDPADWRTMYETNVIGTLNVTQALLPKLEASGDGVVVVVSSTAGLGTYEGGAGYVAAKHGEHVLAETLRLEIVGRPVRVIEIAPGMVKTDEFALTRFAGDKERAEKVYAGVAEPLTADDVAETITWTVTRPSHVNVDLLVLRPRAQASNTKVHREL encoded by the coding sequence ATGGCCCCGGCCCCCGCGTCCCGCATCGCCGTCGTCACCGGTGCGAGCAGCGGCATCGGAGCCGCCACCGCCCGGCAGCTCGCCCAGGCCGGCTACCGCGTCGTCCTCACCGCCCGCCGCAAAGACCGCATCGAGACGCTGGCCGAGGAGCTGACGCGAGCGGGCCACTCGGCGACGGCGTACCCGCTGGACGTGACGGACCGCGCGGCGGTGGACGAGTTCGCGTCGGCCTTCACCTCGATCGCCGTCCTGGTCAACAACGCGGGCGGCGCCCTCGGCGCGGACCCGGTGGCCACGGGCGACCCGGCCGACTGGCGCACGATGTACGAGACGAACGTCATCGGCACCCTGAACGTCACCCAGGCCCTCCTGCCGAAGCTGGAGGCGAGCGGCGACGGCGTGGTGGTCGTGGTGTCGTCCACGGCGGGCCTCGGCACCTACGAGGGCGGCGCGGGCTACGTCGCCGCCAAGCACGGCGAGCACGTCCTCGCCGAGACCCTCCGCCTGGAGATCGTCGGCCGGCCGGTCCGCGTCATCGAGATCGCCCCCGGCATGGTCAAGACCGACGAGTTCGCCCTGACCCGCTTCGCCGGCGACAAGGAGAGGGCGGAGAAGGTCTACGCGGGCGTGGCCGAGCCCCTCACGGCGGACGACGTGGCCGAGACGATCACCTGGACGGTCACCCGCCCCAGCCACGTCAACGTCGACCTCCTGGTCCTGCGCCCGCGCGCCCAGGCCTCCAACACCAAGGTCCACCGGGAGCTGTGA
- a CDS encoding RtcB family protein produces the protein MSYVEMPGAKVPIRMWTDPATVEDVALRQLQNVATLPWIKGLAVMPDVHYGKGATVGSVIAMRGAVCPAAVGVDIGCGMSAVRTSLTANDLPGDLSRLRSKIEQAIPVGRGMHDDPVEPGDFHGLATAGWDDFWGRFDGVADAVRFRAERAGKQMGTLGSGNHFVEVCMDTTGSVWLMLHSGSRNIGKELAEHHIGVAQKLPHNQGLVDRDLAVFVADTPQMAAYRNDLFWAQEYAKYNRTLMMALLKDVIRKEFKKAKPAFEPEISCHHNYVAEERYEGMDLLVTRKGAIRAGSGEYGIIPGSMGTGSYIVKGLGNEKAFNSASHGAGRRMSRNAAKRRFSTKDLEEQTRGVECRKDSGVVDEIPGAYKSIDQVIDQQRDLVEVVAKLKQVVCVKG, from the coding sequence ATGTCGTACGTGGAGATGCCGGGCGCGAAGGTCCCGATCCGGATGTGGACGGACCCCGCGACGGTCGAGGACGTGGCCCTGCGCCAGCTCCAGAACGTGGCGACCCTGCCGTGGATCAAGGGTCTGGCCGTCATGCCGGACGTGCACTACGGCAAGGGTGCGACGGTCGGGTCCGTCATCGCCATGCGGGGCGCGGTGTGCCCGGCGGCGGTCGGGGTGGACATCGGATGCGGAATGTCGGCGGTGAGGACGTCGCTGACGGCGAACGACCTGCCGGGTGACCTGTCGAGGCTGCGGTCGAAGATCGAGCAGGCCATTCCGGTGGGGCGGGGGATGCATGACGATCCCGTGGAGCCGGGGGACTTCCATGGGCTGGCCACGGCTGGGTGGGACGACTTCTGGGGGCGGTTCGACGGGGTGGCGGACGCGGTCAGGTTCCGTGCGGAACGGGCCGGCAAGCAGATGGGAACCCTGGGGTCCGGCAACCACTTTGTCGAGGTCTGCATGGATACGACCGGTTCCGTGTGGCTCATGCTGCACTCCGGTTCCCGGAACATCGGCAAGGAACTCGCCGAGCACCACATCGGCGTGGCGCAGAAACTCCCGCACAACCAGGGCCTGGTCGACCGCGACCTCGCCGTCTTCGTCGCGGACACCCCGCAGATGGCGGCCTACCGCAACGACCTGTTCTGGGCGCAGGAGTACGCCAAGTACAACCGCACGCTGATGATGGCGCTCCTGAAGGACGTGATCCGCAAGGAGTTCAAGAAGGCCAAGCCGGCGTTCGAGCCGGAGATCTCCTGCCACCACAACTACGTGGCGGAGGAGCGGTACGAGGGGATGGACCTGCTCGTCACCCGCAAGGGAGCGATCCGGGCCGGCTCCGGCGAGTACGGGATCATCCCGGGCTCCATGGGCACGGGGTCGTACATCGTGAAGGGTCTCGGCAACGAGAAGGCCTTCAACTCGGCCTCGCACGGCGCGGGTCGGCGGATGAGCCGGAACGCGGCGAAGAGGCGCTTCTCCACGAAGGACCTGGAGGAGCAGACCCGGGGCGTGGAGTGCCGCAAGGACTCCGGCGTCGTGGACGAGATCCCGGGCGCCTACAAGTCCATCGACCAGGTCATCGACCAGCAGCGGGACTTGGTCGAGGTCGTCGCGAAGCTGAAGCAGGTCGTCTGCGTGAAGGGCTGA
- a CDS encoding DUF3558 family protein, translating into MQRAAQRDDRAQQVRRGKRLSRVLVCAAAVPAVLITAACSSDSGDSKSKGGGTQASADNSGTPSSASASPTVQAAAYNKLPDPCGVLSKKTLTDLVPKDTSGKKGSSDETSQRASCSWSSLDNNGVKGSQFRWLNVSLLRFDSDATRGSAEAQAHKYFAQQVKDAEAVGGAKNTKEVPLSGTGSEASAVRYDLQKKEGLFKQQTVVARVENVVVTLDYNGAGLAGDSTPNADDLTQSASKAVKEALTAVSDANGGSSSSGSSSSASPSAPSSKPASNAPSKSPSSGASASKSADKKG; encoded by the coding sequence ATGCAGCGAGCAGCCCAGCGAGACGACCGTGCCCAGCAAGTAAGGCGTGGCAAGCGCCTGAGCCGCGTGCTTGTCTGCGCGGCAGCCGTCCCCGCGGTGCTGATCACCGCCGCCTGTTCGTCGGACTCGGGCGACTCCAAGAGCAAGGGCGGCGGCACGCAGGCATCCGCGGACAACTCCGGTACGCCGTCGTCGGCGAGCGCGTCACCGACCGTGCAGGCGGCGGCGTACAACAAGCTCCCCGACCCGTGCGGGGTGCTGTCGAAGAAGACCCTGACGGATCTGGTGCCGAAGGACACGTCGGGCAAGAAGGGCAGTTCGGACGAGACCTCGCAGCGCGCGTCCTGTTCCTGGAGCAGCCTGGACAACAACGGCGTGAAGGGTTCGCAGTTCCGCTGGCTGAACGTCTCGCTGCTGCGTTTCGACTCGGACGCGACGCGCGGCTCCGCCGAGGCGCAGGCCCACAAGTACTTCGCGCAGCAGGTCAAGGACGCCGAGGCGGTGGGCGGCGCGAAGAACACCAAGGAGGTGCCGCTGTCCGGCACGGGTTCGGAAGCGTCGGCCGTCCGCTACGACTTGCAGAAGAAGGAAGGTCTGTTCAAGCAGCAGACGGTGGTGGCCCGGGTCGAGAACGTGGTCGTCACGCTGGACTACAACGGTGCCGGTCTCGCGGGCGATTCCACCCCGAACGCGGACGATCTGACGCAGTCCGCGTCGAAGGCGGTCAAGGAGGCGCTGACGGCGGTCTCCGACGCCAACGGCGGCTCCTCGTCCTCCGGTTCGTCGTCCTCGGCGTCCCCGTCGGCCCCCTCGTCCAAGCCCGCGTCGAACGCGCCGTCCAAGTCGCCCTCTTCCGGCGCATCTGCGTCCAAGTCGGCGGACAAGAAGGGCTGA
- a CDS encoding DUF2637 domain-containing protein gives MHRILIGVVVGGALIIAGIGFAGSYAAVRALALKKGFGNFSYVFPVGIDAGICVLLALDLLLTWIRIPFPLLRQTAWLLTAATIAFNGAAAWPDPLGVGMHAVIPILFVVAVEAARHAIGRIADITADKHMEGVRITRWLLSPLPTFLLWRRMKLWELRSYDQVIKLEQERLVYQARLRSRFGRAWRRKAPVESLMPLRLARYGVPLAETAPSGLAAAGIEPVLLPAAPQPQLPAAAAATAGRPAGAPPVPHNGVPRGDQRPVPPAEADDQSPWFQTQQQPEYHGGYDPTYNPPLEPQYVPEEEYGDWYEEQQPEDFQQPSPEETGSFPIPVGPNRTRELGEGGGSEPDEEAFYQVFRQSINGSYPTPGQFSDNVEAEFGISLPDPEAKRLVSNFTIRHTAELEEDHIA, from the coding sequence ATGCACCGCATACTCATCGGCGTGGTCGTGGGCGGCGCCTTGATCATCGCCGGCATCGGCTTCGCCGGCTCGTACGCGGCCGTGCGTGCACTGGCTCTCAAGAAGGGCTTCGGGAACTTCTCCTATGTGTTCCCGGTCGGCATCGACGCCGGTATCTGTGTCCTGCTCGCCCTGGACCTGCTGCTGACCTGGATCCGCATTCCCTTCCCGCTGCTGCGCCAGACGGCGTGGCTGCTGACGGCGGCGACGATCGCGTTCAACGGCGCCGCCGCCTGGCCGGACCCGCTGGGTGTGGGGATGCACGCGGTGATCCCGATCCTGTTCGTGGTCGCGGTCGAGGCCGCCCGCCACGCGATCGGCCGGATCGCCGACATCACGGCGGACAAGCACATGGAGGGCGTCCGCATCACCCGCTGGCTGCTCTCCCCGCTGCCGACGTTCCTGCTGTGGCGCCGTATGAAGCTGTGGGAGCTGCGCAGTTACGACCAGGTCATCAAGCTGGAGCAGGAACGTCTCGTCTACCAGGCCCGGCTGCGCAGCCGCTTCGGCCGAGCCTGGCGCCGCAAGGCCCCGGTGGAGTCCCTGATGCCGCTGCGGCTGGCGCGCTACGGCGTCCCGCTCGCGGAGACGGCCCCGTCGGGTCTCGCGGCGGCGGGCATCGAGCCGGTCCTGCTCCCCGCGGCGCCGCAGCCGCAGCTGCCGGCGGCCGCCGCAGCCACGGCCGGTCGCCCCGCCGGGGCCCCGCCCGTCCCGCACAACGGCGTGCCCCGGGGCGACCAGCGCCCCGTCCCCCCTGCGGAGGCGGACGACCAGAGCCCCTGGTTCCAGACCCAGCAGCAGCCCGAGTACCACGGCGGCTACGACCCCACCTACAACCCGCCCCTCGAGCCGCAGTACGTCCCGGAGGAGGAGTACGGGGACTGGTACGAGGAGCAGCAGCCGGAGGACTTCCAGCAGCCCTCCCCGGAGGAGACCGGCAGCTTCCCCATCCCGGTGGGCCCGAACCGCACCCGCGAACTGGGCGAGGGCGGGGGCAGCGAACCCGACGAGGAGGCCTTCTACCAGGTCTTCCGCCAGTCGATCAACGGCAGCTACCCCACCCCCGGCCAGTTCAGCGACAACGTGGAGGCCGAGTTCGGCATCAGCCTGCCCGACCCGGAGGCCAAGCGCCTGGTCAGCAACTTCACCATCCGCCACACCGCGGAACTCGAAGAGGACCACATCGCATAG
- the lysS gene encoding lysine--tRNA ligase, giving the protein MPIVAQSTETTDWVSRFADEVIEESERRAPGKPVVVASGLSPSGPIHLGNLREVMTPHLVADEIRRRGHQVRHLISWDDYDRYRKVPQGIAGVDDSWAEHIGKPLTSVPAPHGSAYPNWAEHFKAAMIASLAELGVEFDGISQTAQYTSGVYREQILHAMKHRGDIDAILAQYRTKKAPKKQQQKAVDEAELEAEEGSGAASEDDGSSGSAGYFPYKPYCGNCEKDLTTVTSYDDDSTELAYTCDACGFAETVRLSEFNRGKLVWKVDWPMRWAFEGVIFEPSGVDHSSPGSSFQVGGQIVGIFGGEQPIGPMYAFVGISGMAKMSSSRGGVPTPADALKIMEPQILRWLYARRRPNQSFKIAFDQEIQRLYDEWDKLAGKVADGSALPADVAAYTRAVGTAAGELTRTPRPLPYRTLASVADITAGHEDQALRILSELDPEQPLASLDEARPRYDKAEAWINTHVPADQRTIVREEPDAELLKSLDEASQQSVRLLLDGLAEHWSLDGLTHHVYGVPKVQAGFSADATAKELPPEIKTAQRTFFALLYHLLVGRDTGPRLPTLLLAVGQERVRKLLGE; this is encoded by the coding sequence GTGCCGATCGTGGCTCAGAGCACCGAGACCACCGACTGGGTCTCCCGTTTCGCGGATGAGGTCATCGAGGAGTCGGAGCGCCGGGCCCCGGGTAAACCCGTTGTCGTCGCGTCCGGCCTGTCCCCCTCCGGACCCATCCACCTGGGCAACCTCCGCGAGGTCATGACCCCGCACCTGGTCGCCGACGAGATCCGCCGCCGTGGCCACCAGGTCCGGCACCTGATCTCCTGGGACGACTACGACCGGTACCGCAAGGTCCCGCAGGGCATCGCCGGGGTCGACGACTCCTGGGCCGAGCACATCGGCAAGCCGCTGACCTCGGTGCCCGCGCCGCACGGGTCGGCGTACCCGAACTGGGCCGAGCACTTCAAGGCCGCCATGATCGCCTCGCTCGCCGAGCTGGGCGTCGAGTTCGACGGCATCAGCCAGACCGCGCAGTACACCTCCGGTGTCTACCGCGAGCAGATCCTGCACGCCATGAAGCACCGCGGCGACATCGACGCGATCCTCGCCCAGTACCGCACGAAGAAGGCCCCGAAGAAGCAGCAGCAGAAGGCCGTCGACGAGGCCGAGCTGGAGGCCGAGGAGGGCTCGGGCGCCGCGTCCGAGGACGACGGCAGCTCCGGCTCCGCCGGCTACTTCCCGTACAAGCCGTACTGCGGCAACTGCGAGAAGGACCTGACGACGGTCACCTCCTACGACGACGACAGCACCGAGCTGGCGTACACCTGCGATGCGTGCGGCTTCGCCGAGACCGTCCGGCTCAGCGAGTTCAACCGCGGCAAGCTGGTCTGGAAGGTCGACTGGCCGATGCGCTGGGCCTTCGAGGGCGTGATCTTCGAGCCGAGCGGTGTCGACCACTCCTCGCCGGGGTCCAGCTTCCAGGTGGGCGGCCAGATCGTCGGGATCTTCGGCGGCGAGCAGCCGATCGGACCGATGTACGCGTTCGTCGGCATCTCCGGCATGGCGAAGATGTCCTCCTCGCGCGGTGGCGTGCCCACGCCCGCCGACGCGCTGAAGATCATGGAGCCGCAGATCCTGCGCTGGCTCTACGCCCGCCGCAGGCCCAACCAGTCCTTCAAGATCGCCTTCGACCAGGAGATCCAGCGGCTCTACGACGAGTGGGACAAGCTGGCGGGGAAGGTGGCGGACGGCTCGGCGCTGCCGGCCGACGTCGCCGCGTACACCCGGGCCGTGGGCACGGCCGCCGGTGAGCTGACCAGGACGCCGCGCCCGCTGCCGTACCGCACGCTCGCCTCCGTCGCCGACATCACCGCCGGCCACGAGGACCAGGCGCTGCGGATCCTCTCCGAGCTGGACCCGGAGCAGCCGCTCGCCTCCCTGGACGAGGCCCGGCCCCGGTACGACAAGGCCGAGGCCTGGATCAACACGCACGTCCCCGCCGACCAGCGGACCATCGTGCGCGAGGAGCCGGACGCCGAACTGCTGAAGTCCCTCGACGAGGCCTCCCAGCAGTCCGTACGCCTGCTGCTCGACGGGCTCGCCGAGCACTGGTCGCTCGACGGGCTGACCCACCACGTCTACGGCGTGCCCAAGGTGCAGGCAGGGTTCTCCGCCGACGCCACGGCGAAGGAGCTGCCGCCGGAGATCAAGACCGCCCAGCGGACCTTCTTCGCCCTGCTCTACCACCTGCTCGTCGGCCGTGACACCGGGCCCCGGCTGCCCACGCTGCTGCTCGCCGTGGGGCAGGAGCGGGTCCGCAAGCTGCTCGGGGAGTAA
- the argS gene encoding arginine--tRNA ligase, with protein MASVTSLSDSVQQHLASALSATLPEAAGADPLLRRSDRADFQANGILALAKKAKANPRELAAQVVGRVVTGDELIKEVEVSGPGFLNITLADRAITGNLAARYADETGRLGVPTAAQPGTTVIDYAQPNVAKEMHVGHLRSAVIGDSVVQLLEFTGENVVRRHHIGDWGTQFGMLIQYLDEHPHELDHKDARVTGEEAMSNLDRLYKAARKKFDSDEEFKTRARRRVVDLQAGDAHTLAMWQKFVDESKIYFFSVFEKLDMEIRDEDIVGESGYNDMLAETCRLLEESGVAVRSEGALCVFFDDVKGPDGNPVPLIVQKSDGGYGYAATDLSAIRDRVFSLKANTLLYVVDARQALHFKMVFETARRAGWLNEDVTAAQLAFGTVLGKDGKPFKTREGETVRLVDLLDEAVERASAVVREKAQDLSEEEIAERGAQVGIGAVKYADLSTSANRDYKFDLDQMVSLNGDTSVYLQYAYARIRSILRKAGEVRPVAHPELALTGAERALGLHADAFAETVAEAAGEYAPHKLAAYLYQLASLYTTFYDKCPVLKAETPQQVENRLFLCDVTARTLHQGMALLGIRTPEKL; from the coding sequence ATGGCCTCGGTCACGTCCCTCAGCGATTCCGTCCAGCAGCACCTCGCGTCCGCCCTCTCGGCCACCCTGCCCGAGGCCGCCGGCGCGGACCCGCTGCTGCGACGAAGCGACCGGGCCGACTTCCAGGCCAACGGGATCCTGGCCCTGGCCAAGAAGGCGAAGGCGAACCCGAGGGAGCTGGCGGCGCAGGTCGTCGGCCGGGTGGTCACCGGCGACGAGCTGATCAAGGAGGTCGAGGTCTCGGGCCCCGGCTTCCTGAACATCACGCTCGCGGACAGGGCGATCACCGGGAACCTGGCCGCGCGGTACGCGGACGAGACGGGCCGCCTCGGCGTGCCGACCGCCGCACAGCCGGGCACGACGGTGATCGACTACGCGCAGCCGAACGTGGCGAAGGAGATGCACGTCGGCCACCTGCGGTCGGCGGTGATCGGCGACTCGGTGGTCCAGCTCCTGGAGTTCACCGGCGAGAACGTGGTCCGCCGGCACCACATCGGCGACTGGGGCACCCAGTTCGGCATGCTCATCCAGTACCTGGACGAGCACCCGCACGAGCTGGACCACAAGGACGCCCGGGTCACCGGCGAGGAGGCGATGTCGAACCTCGACCGCCTCTACAAGGCCGCGCGGAAGAAGTTCGACTCCGACGAGGAGTTCAAGACGCGTGCCCGCCGCCGGGTGGTGGACCTCCAGGCGGGCGATGCGCACACCCTCGCCATGTGGCAGAAGTTCGTGGACGAGTCGAAGATCTACTTCTTCTCCGTCTTCGAGAAGCTGGACATGGAGATCCGGGACGAGGACATCGTCGGCGAGTCGGGCTACAACGACATGCTGGCGGAGACCTGCCGACTGCTGGAGGAGTCCGGCGTGGCGGTCCGCTCCGAAGGCGCCCTCTGTGTCTTCTTCGACGACGTCAAGGGCCCGGACGGCAACCCGGTCCCGCTGATCGTGCAGAAGTCGGACGGCGGCTACGGCTACGCGGCCACGGACCTCTCGGCGATCCGCGACCGCGTCTTCAGCCTGAAGGCGAACACCCTCCTCTACGTGGTCGACGCCCGCCAGGCCCTGCACTTCAAGATGGTCTTCGAGACGGCGCGCAGGGCCGGCTGGCTGAACGAGGACGTGACGGCGGCGCAGCTGGCGTTCGGCACGGTCCTCGGCAAGGACGGCAAGCCGTTCAAGACCCGTGAGGGCGAGACGGTCCGCCTGGTCGACCTGCTGGACGAGGCGGTCGAGCGCGCGTCCGCGGTCGTCCGGGAGAAGGCCCAGGACCTGTCCGAGGAGGAGATCGCCGAGCGGGGTGCCCAGGTGGGCATCGGCGCGGTGAAGTACGCGGACCTGTCGACGTCGGCCAACCGGGACTACAAGTTCGACCTGGACCAGATGGTCTCGCTCAACGGCGACACCTCCGTCTACCTCCAGTACGCGTACGCCCGTATCCGGTCCATCCTGCGCAAGGCCGGCGAGGTCCGCCCGGTCGCGCATCCGGAGCTGGCACTGACCGGGGCGGAGCGGGCGCTCGGCCTGCACGCGGACGCGTTCGCGGAGACGGTGGCGGAGGCGGCCGGCGAGTACGCCCCGCACAAGCTGGCGGCGTACCTGTACCAGCTGGCGTCCCTGTACACGACGTTCTACGACAAGTGCCCGGTCCTGAAGGCCGAGACGCCTCAGCAGGTCGAGAACCGCCTCTTCCTCTGCGACGTCACGGCCCGCACCCTGCACCAGGGCATGGCCCTGCTGGGCATCAGGACGCCGGAGAAGCTCTGA
- a CDS encoding helix-turn-helix transcriptional regulator → MIAASARLLRLLSLLSSRPSWTCAELAGRMEVTDRTVRRDVARLRELGYTVDSEAGPWGGYRLRAGAHLPPLILDDEEALAVAVGLSEAALGGDQAALSAMLKLRQVLPRRIAARLGELDEAFVRLPGTGTPQIRPGLLLELAVACRSGERARLSYTDGEGRTTVRDIDPYRLVHTGRRWYFVARDVTRGQWRTFRADRVDHLRPTGHPADLTDAPDPAHLVSRNIASGPYPLTATIRLPVPLREALRLVPPTIGTHHPDGQDATIVEIGGPDADGLARYLLGLGTPLRVLTPETVREALVRRARELAEGNARQAGSPSD, encoded by the coding sequence GTGATCGCCGCGTCCGCCCGCCTGCTGCGCCTGCTGTCGCTGCTGTCCTCCCGCCCGTCCTGGACCTGCGCCGAACTGGCCGGGCGCATGGAGGTCACGGACCGCACGGTCCGCAGGGACGTGGCGAGACTGCGGGAACTCGGCTACACGGTGGACTCCGAGGCCGGCCCCTGGGGCGGCTACCGCCTCCGCGCCGGCGCACACCTGCCGCCGCTGATCCTCGACGACGAGGAGGCGCTGGCCGTGGCGGTGGGGCTGAGCGAGGCAGCGCTGGGCGGCGACCAGGCGGCCCTGTCCGCCATGCTGAAGCTGCGCCAGGTGCTGCCACGACGGATCGCGGCCCGCCTGGGTGAGCTGGACGAGGCCTTCGTACGCCTCCCGGGCACCGGCACACCCCAGATCCGCCCCGGCCTGCTGCTGGAACTGGCGGTGGCGTGCCGGAGCGGTGAGCGGGCCCGCCTGTCGTACACGGACGGGGAAGGACGGACGACCGTCCGGGACATCGACCCCTACCGCCTGGTCCACACCGGCCGGCGCTGGTATTTCGTCGCCCGGGACGTGACCCGGGGCCAGTGGCGCACCTTCCGCGCCGACCGGGTCGACCACCTCCGGCCCACCGGCCACCCGGCGGACCTCACCGACGCACCGGACCCGGCCCACCTGGTCTCCCGCAACATCGCGAGCGGCCCCTACCCGCTGACGGCGACCATCCGCCTGCCCGTCCCCCTGCGGGAGGCCCTGCGCCTCGTCCCGCCCACGATCGGCACCCACCACCCCGACGGCCAGGACGCCACGATCGTCGAGATCGGCGGCCCGGACGCGGACGGCCTCGCGCGCTATCTGCTGGGCCTGGGAACACCGTTGCGCGTTCTCACGCCGGAGACGGTACGGGAGGCCCTGGTGCGCCGTGCTCGGGAGCTTGCCGAGGGGAACGCGCGGCAGGCGGGTTCCCCTTCTGACTAG
- a CDS encoding VOC family protein has protein sequence MSKDTASAPAFRYAAVTFDCADPAELARFYGELLGHPVLYSTDDFVLLGKEGAAGLGFNRLADYRPPTWPDPAQEKQAHIELGVDDLDIAEKRLLELGATKPQVQPQPDRWRVLLDPAGHPFCITTLV, from the coding sequence ATGAGCAAAGACACCGCTTCCGCACCCGCGTTCCGCTACGCCGCCGTCACGTTCGACTGCGCCGACCCCGCCGAACTGGCCCGCTTCTACGGCGAGTTGCTCGGCCACCCGGTCCTGTACTCCACCGACGACTTCGTCCTGCTCGGCAAGGAGGGCGCGGCCGGTCTGGGCTTCAACCGCCTCGCCGACTACCGCCCGCCCACCTGGCCGGACCCGGCGCAGGAGAAGCAGGCGCACATCGAACTGGGTGTGGACGACCTGGACATCGCCGAGAAGCGTCTGCTCGAACTGGGGGCCACCAAGCCGCAGGTGCAGCCGCAGCCGGACCGCTGGCGGGTGCTGCTCGACCCTGCCGGGCACCCGTTCTGCATCACGACGCTGGTCTGA